One genomic segment of Plasmodium vivax chromosome 9, whole genome shotgun sequence includes these proteins:
- a CDS encoding hypothetical protein, conserved (encoded by transcript PVX_090960A), which yields MAVLLLLLLLGLAAPLARSTNQYSIKHTGDLVLTNQLNSLVNARVVPNEKTFGLEVNKVINFPVNCIPHSAVDYNAGRKKKPIYFVKHEFKSSLHLYKNNVNLMALNFPDKFYIVGIAANNGFILMITDVDLYKIDLKKKKISVLNVISQKHANIMNNKEMFFTGVVADSKENHFFIISAIKQNYFILHVKYNEENDYVEVINVIETVNGKQLRVLNGLTVVDDRLFITENAESVFRLTLNRSNNSVQAKKLHTFSSGDKIIGLSVNVMPDQEDPNSTRDYLIVNVKHVANDKPSSEGKLFLMSVKKDDSVDVYTVLDLYSKDLNSLYFTIYDAHLVTEGEEYERGSLTKELNNNKAKFLNLDSATTSNATTDSEAEKAEKKRKEEDAKYKLTLLWTNSYNCTVNKGVIDLRNVKTVGSGKEGKMMPFVSVTNQYALAPHVTSASSCSGKERLFKDMCYYDAVNNYVSVLNKADEYNEHYSGNFLFDGLKDFIAFDYKSHMDVHVLTYPLNNTVYVHVEKTNLTINLPKPFGLCMDTYNSTENNVIVYITGNDDAQNYVNRCVIKKAEQSYQCYNVYRKKNESNEYFQHLSFITFEESSGNRMNYIYVTNNKTNIYKLTKQNEKWIFEEWLNLDDPNQRVGPITTSVNYFFAKKNVIDNFVRKYPQSKLLAKFQQPKEEDLHITEDGYIFLTTSHTIIFVSNNDSYGQDSGASIHFYTSILKEKYYQSFAVDSIVFNIENSSRFSYYLDQ from the coding sequence ATGGCGGTGCTGCTGCTTTTACTCCTGCTGGGGCTGGCGGCGCCCCTGGCGAGGAGCACCAACCAGTACAGCATCAAGCACACAGGAGATTTGGTGCTGACAAATCAGCTGAACAGTTTGGTAAACGCAAGAGTGGTCCCAAACGAAAAGACATTCGGGTTGGAAGTAAACAAGGTGATAAACTTCCCAGTGAATTGCATCCCCCATAGTGCTGTCGATTACAACgcagggaggaagaagaagccaaTCTATTTCGTCAAGCATGAATTTAAAAGCTCGCTACAtctatataaaaataatgtaaatctGATGGCGTTAAATTTCCCAGACAAATTCTACATAGTGGGTATAGCGGCTAATAATGGGTTCATCCTGATGATCACAGATGTAGACCTGTACAAAATagatttgaaaaagaaaaagatatcCGTGCTGAATGTAATTTCGCAGAAACATGCCAATATAATGAACAACAAGGAGATGTTCTTCACAGGTGTCGTTGCGGACTCAAAGGAGAATcacttcttcatcatttctGCCATTAAgcagaattattttattctgcACGTGAAGTATAATGAGGAGAACGATTACGTAGAAGTGATCAACGTGATTGAGACGGTTAATGGGAAACAGCTGAGAGTGCTCAACGGGTTGACTGTGGTGGATGACCGCTTGTTCATCACGGAAAACGCGGAGAGCGTCTTCAGATTGACCCTAAACAGGAGCAATAACTCTGTGCAAGCGAAGAAGTTGCATACCTTTTCGAGTGGAGATAAGATAATCGGTCTGAGTGTCAATGTGATGCCTGACCAGGAAGATCCCAACAGCACGAGAGACTACCTCATTGTGAATGTAAAGCATGTGGCGAATGATAAGCCCTCATCAGAAGGGAAGCTTTTCCTCATGAGTGTGAAGAAGGATGATTCGGTTGACGTCTATACAGTGCTGGACCTGTACAGCAAAGATTTAAATTCCCTCTATTTCACCATCTACGATGCGCATCTCGTAACTGAGGGGGAGGAATACGAAAGGGGGTCCCTTACAAAGGAGCTTAACAACAATAAGGCCAAGTTTCTAAATTTGGACAGTGCCACCACGAGCAATGCCACCACAGATAGTGAGGCGGAGAAggcagaaaagaaaagaaaggaggaggacgccAAGTATAAGCTAACCCTCTTATGGACCAACAGTTACAACTGTACTGTTAACAAAGGAGTGATCGATTTGAGGAATGTAAAAACGGTGGGTTCGGGTAAAGAGGGGAAGATGATGCCCTTTGTTAGTGTCACCAATCAGTACGCTTTAGCTCCCCATGTTACTTCTGCAAGTAGCTGCTCGGGAAAGGAAAGGCTATTTAAGGACATGTGCTACTACGATGCTGTGAATAACTACGTGAGTGTTCTTAACAAAGCGGATGAGTACAATGAGCACTACAGTGGCAACTTCCTTTTCGATGGGCTCAAAGATTTTATTGCTTTTGATTATAAGTCCCATATGGACGTCCACGTGTTGACCTACCCCCTGAACAACACCGTCTATGTGCATGTAGAAAAAACGAATCTGACCATTAACTTGCCAAAGCCCTTCGGATTATGCATGGACACCTACAACAGCACAGAAAACAACGTCATCGTGTACATTACGGGAAACGACGATGCGCAGAATTACGTCAACAGGTGCGTTATTAAGAAGGCAGAGCAGTCCTACCAGTGCTACAATGTATATAGGAAGAAGAACGAGTCGAATGAGTACTTCCAGCACCTGTCCTTTATAACGTTCGAGGAGAGCAGCGGTAACAGAATGAACTACATCTACGTGACGAACAATAAgacaaatatttacaaattgACCAAGCAGAATGAGAAGTGGATATTTGAGGAATGGCTCAACTTGGATGATCCGAACCAGCGGGTTGGTCCCATAACTACCTCGGTGAACtacttttttgcaaaaaaaaacgtcatCGATAACTTCGTGCGCAAGTACCCGCAGTCGAAGCTGCTCGCCAAGTTCCAGCAGCCCAAGGAGGAAGACCTGCACATAACGGAGGACGGCTACATCTTCCTCACCACGTCCCACACCATCATCTTCGTGTCGAACAACGACTCCTACGGCCAGGACAGCGGCGCCAGCATCCACTTCTACACCTCCATACTGAAGGAGAAGTACTACCAGTCCTTCGCCGTCGACAGCATAGTCTTCAACATCGAGAACAGCTCCAGGTTTAGCTACTACCTGGACCAGTGA